In one Nostoc sp. KVJ3 genomic region, the following are encoded:
- a CDS encoding 4Fe-4S binding protein, whose product MIELVSHKLCINCNVCVQVCPTNVFDSVPNQPPAIARQEDCQTCFMCEAYCPADALYVAPESHTNVAVNEDDLIESGIMGEYRRILGWGYGRKNNSELDTAHQLRQLPRPYQS is encoded by the coding sequence ATGATCGAGCTTGTTAGCCATAAACTCTGTATTAATTGCAATGTGTGCGTCCAAGTATGTCCTACCAACGTCTTTGATTCTGTACCCAACCAACCACCTGCGATCGCCCGACAAGAAGATTGTCAAACTTGTTTCATGTGTGAAGCATATTGTCCTGCGGATGCACTCTATGTTGCCCCTGAATCCCATACCAATGTTGCAGTCAATGAAGATGATTTAATTGAAAGTGGCATCATGGGTGAATATCGCCGCATCTTAGGTTGGGGATATGGCAGAAAAAACAATAGTGAATTAGATACTGCTCATCAGCTACGCCAACTACCGCGCCCCTATCAAAGTTAA
- a CDS encoding FAD-binding protein has protein sequence MNAKKEDKELLTGYSENELQLTADVLVIGGGPAAAWSAWAAASQGVKVIIVDKGFLGTSGAAAASGNGIMAPSPENWDKVLWERYRAGKNLANLRWIERVIEKTWLSLPLVEKWGYRFPKENGESVRQSYYGPEYMRVLRKNLLRVGVQILDQSPALELLLADDGSVAGARGVQRQNHRTYTVRAGAVVLANGGCAFLSKALGCNTNTGDGMLMAVEAGGELSSMEASNHYAISTAFNATVTRGVPFGWASYTDEAGNDLGGYVNGRRDPSFLPNALLKGSVYARLDRATPEVKAVIEKSHFISFLPYKKAGIDPYTERVPVTLILEGTVRGTGGIRIVNDSCGTKVPGLYAAGDAASREFLAGLASGGGGPNAAWAISTGQWAGVGAAAFAKSLGDRAHERVAHPAGQAGLRSPMAGHSPSSSPSAETFDSEAIVRGVQAQMFPLEKNYLRSEQGLLDSLAKLETLWQQVRGNPKQDTVRDVEFSRRAAALTAVARWAYFSALHRTESRSEHIRMDYPETDSNQRYYQATGGLDRLWVRRDWLTDAIATPPLPTTQTTPSISKL, from the coding sequence TTGAATGCCAAAAAGGAGGATAAGGAATTGCTAACAGGCTATAGCGAAAATGAACTGCAATTAACTGCTGACGTACTGGTAATTGGTGGTGGCCCTGCTGCTGCATGGTCAGCATGGGCAGCTGCATCACAAGGTGTCAAAGTAATCATTGTTGATAAAGGTTTTCTCGGTACAAGCGGTGCAGCTGCTGCTAGTGGCAATGGCATCATGGCTCCTTCTCCAGAGAATTGGGACAAAGTTTTATGGGAGCGTTATCGCGCCGGAAAAAACCTAGCTAACTTACGTTGGATCGAGCGTGTTATCGAAAAAACTTGGCTTAGTTTGCCTCTAGTAGAAAAGTGGGGCTATCGTTTCCCTAAAGAAAATGGGGAATCGGTGCGTCAGAGTTATTATGGCCCTGAATATATGCGCGTACTCCGTAAAAATCTCTTGCGGGTTGGGGTTCAGATTCTCGACCAAAGTCCGGCTTTAGAGCTTTTATTAGCTGACGACGGCTCAGTAGCTGGAGCAAGAGGTGTGCAGAGACAAAATCATCGTACCTATACCGTTCGTGCTGGTGCAGTAGTCTTGGCCAATGGCGGTTGTGCATTCCTAAGTAAAGCATTAGGTTGCAATACCAATACAGGTGATGGAATGCTGATGGCAGTGGAAGCTGGTGGCGAACTTTCCAGTATGGAAGCTTCTAATCACTATGCCATCTCGACTGCTTTCAATGCCACAGTGACACGGGGAGTTCCCTTTGGCTGGGCTAGTTATACCGATGAAGCAGGGAACGATCTTGGTGGCTATGTCAATGGTCGTCGCGATCCATCCTTCCTTCCCAATGCTCTCCTCAAAGGCTCCGTTTATGCGCGTTTGGATCGAGCCACACCTGAAGTCAAGGCAGTAATTGAAAAGTCTCATTTCATATCTTTTCTACCCTATAAAAAAGCTGGCATTGATCCCTATACAGAACGAGTACCTGTAACACTGATTTTAGAAGGTACAGTCCGTGGTACAGGTGGAATTCGGATTGTGAATGATAGTTGCGGTACAAAGGTTCCTGGACTCTACGCCGCCGGTGATGCGGCATCGCGGGAATTTTTAGCAGGTTTAGCTTCTGGGGGTGGTGGCCCCAATGCTGCTTGGGCAATCTCCACAGGACAATGGGCTGGAGTTGGCGCAGCTGCCTTTGCCAAGAGTCTTGGCGATCGTGCCCATGAACGGGTAGCACATCCTGCTGGTCAAGCCGGATTACGTTCGCCGATGGCGGGGCATAGCCCATCGTCCTCCCCCTCTGCCGAAACATTTGATAGCGAAGCGATCGTGCGCGGTGTACAAGCGCAGATGTTCCCGTTAGAGAAAAATTACTTGCGTAGCGAGCAGGGACTTCTGGATTCCCTCGCCAAATTAGAAACACTGTGGCAGCAGGTACGGGGAAATCCGAAACAAGATACAGTGCGCGATGTGGAATTTTCTCGGCGAGCGGCTGCTCTGACGGCTGTAGCACGATGGGCATATTTTAGCGCTTTACATCGCACAGAAAGCCGCAGCGAACATATTCGGATGGACTATCCCGAAACCGATTCAAATCAGCGTTATTACCAAGCAACCGGCGGCTTAGATCGTCTATGGGTAAGGCGTGATTGGCTAACGGATGCCATCGCTACACCACCATTACCAACCACTCAAACCACACCTTCTATATCAAAACTGTAG